The proteins below are encoded in one region of Syngnathus acus chromosome 2, fSynAcu1.2, whole genome shotgun sequence:
- the usp21 gene encoding ubiquitin carboxyl-terminal hydrolase 21 isoform X2: MPGADAASQEGSCKALCRNLVSQNGLQRETADISQSVLYTSLMGLLLVADNEKELLALGSGRLGLRNIGNTCFLNAIVQCLSHTRGLRDYCLLKSYRQDKFSKEEPKLTEAFSQVLSGLWDSKEEDTVVNPRQFYNTFRDVVPYFSGYSQQDAQEFLRFLLEKLHSEINRKPYIQRPLKDPEQKYARFRISEEAAATWKKHLENDDSKIVDLFSGQLRSSLHCSVCSHYSNTFDVFCDLSLPIPKHCTSGNVTLKECLDYFSQEERLDKENSPMCERCNRHTESTKRLSIQRFPHIIVIHLNRFTTTRWSISKSTTYVSFPLTNLDLGPYGPVDCGKTSVYVWVNYVESCRN; this comes from the exons ATGCCCGGAGCCGATGCCGCCAGCCAGGAGGGTTCTTGCAAGGCCTTGTGTCGAAACCTGGTGTCCCAGAACGGCCTGCAGAGAGAGACAGCTGATATCTCGCAGTCTGTCCTCTACACCTCCCTGATGGGGCTTCTGCTGGTCGCCGACAACGAG aaggAGCTCCTTGCATTAGGAAGTGGAAGGCTTGGTCTTAGAAACATCGGCAACACA TGTTTCTTGAACGCAATAGTCCAGTGTTTGTCTCATACTCGCGGCCTGCGGGACTACTGCCTCCTAAAGTCCTACAGACAGGACAAATTCTCCAAGGAGGAGCCAAAACTCACAGAAG CTTTCTCTCAAGTATTGTCTGGACTTTGGGATTCAAAAGAAGAGGACACCGTTGTGAATCCACGACAGTTTTACAATACTTTCCGAGATGTTGTGCCTTATTTCAGTGGTTACAG TCAGCAAGATGCTCAGGAGTTTCTCAGGTTCCTTTTGGAAAAGCTACACAGTGAAATCAACCGCAAGCCCTACATTCAAAGACCACTAAAGGACCCAGAGCAAAAATATGCCAGATTTCG GATATCTGAGGAGGCAGCCGCAACATGGAAGAAGCACTTAGAGAACGACGACAGCAAAATCGTCG ATCTATTCTCGGGCCAGCTGCGCAGCTCGCTACACTGCTCCGTGTGCTCGCACTACTCCAACACGTTCGATGTGTTCTGCGACCTGTCGCTGCCCATCCCAAAACACTGCACTAGCGGAAATGTGACGCTCAAGGAGTGCCTGGACTACTTCTCGCAAGAGGAGAGACTGGACAAAGAGAATTCACCT ATGTGCGAGAGGTGTAACAGGCATACAGAGAGCACCAAGCGCTTGTCCATCCAGAGGTTTCCCCACATAATTGTGATAC ATCTGAACCGTTTCACAACGACACGATGGTCGATCAGTAAAAGCACCACCTACGTCTCCTTCCCACTCACCAACCTTGACCTCGGGCCCTACGGTCCTGTTGACTGTGGTAAGACTTCTGTTTATGTGTGGGTTAACTATGTGGAGAGCTGTcgaaattaa
- the arhgef3l gene encoding rho guanine nucleotide exchange factor (GEF) 3, like isoform X3, giving the protein MLPEHINDSEEPSNKRVKPVVKSNSLTGVISPAKTPALKRIGQSISRSISFRTEARPLPTLPLRSRTKGSSFPRRRNSQCWSDTVESHNLTGKEIKRQEVIYELTEGERQLIEDLSLVKKVYYEPMLKLDIMTESELRQIFGTLDSLIPLHEDLLSRLERLRGSKKTVGEVAPTLMNWFPCLEAYVTYCCNQVEAKALLDQKKHEKRVEHFLRLCQESSFSRKLDLWNFLDLPRSRLVKYPLLLKEIQKCTPAEHPDEFTLPDALEMIQSIVAEVNKKTGEAECKFYRRGLTYLEDCQRLLEIQQSRFLYCHGELKNNKGQRLHVFLFELALVLTRPGEDREGGHVFQVYRQPLPNASLNLEVIPDGETCGGGSFRGAFTGGNDKVKNCFRVSSRGSSKAHSYSLQANDSFSKQQWVTCLRQAMVQSRDRKAQSVVLPPHSDPTLCHIADLSLSCDTDMADVTGR; this is encoded by the exons ATGTTGCCTGAGCACATAAATGACTCAGAG GAGCCGAGCAACAAACGGGTCAAACCGGTGGTCAAGTCAAACAGCTTAACGGGGGTCATCTCCCCAGCCAAGACCCCTGCTCTCAAACGAATCGGACAGTCCATTTCG CGCTCCATAAGTTTTCGGACAGAAGCGCGGCCTTTGCCCACCCTGCCCCTGCGCTCTCGCACCAAGGGCTCGTCTTTTCCACGGAGGCGCAACAGTCAGTGTTGGAGCGACACTGTGGAAAGTCACAACCTCACTGGCAAGGAGATCAAACGACAAGAG GTGATCTATGAACTGACTGAGGGGGAGCGACAACTCATTGAGGACCTCAGTCTAGTGAAGAAG GTGTACTACGAGCCCATGCTGAAATTGGACATCATGACTGAGAGTGAACTCAGGCAGATTTTTGGCACTCTGGACTCTCTCATTCCTCTCCATGAAG ATCTTCTGAGCCGTCTGGAGCGTTTGAGAGGGTCGAAGAAAACCGTGGGCGAAGTGGCTCCCACTCTAATGAATTGG TTTCCTTGCCTGGAGGCCTATGTGACATACTGCTGCAACCAGGTGGAAGCCAAAGCCCTGCTGGACCAAAAGAAGCACGAGAAGCGGGTGGAACACTTCTTGCGTCTGTGCCAGGAGTCGTCGTTTAGCAGGAAACTGGACCTTTGGAACTTCCTGGATCTCCCTCGAAGCCGTCTGGTGAAATACCCTCTTTTGCTGAAAGAGATTCAGAAGTGCACGCCTGCTGAGCACCCCGATGAGTTCACATTGCCTGATGCA TTGGAAATGATCCAGAGCATTGTGGCGGAGGTGAACAAAAAGACGGGGGAGGCCGAGTGCAAATTCTATCGGCGGGGACTCACCTACCTTGAAGACTGCCAGCGGCTTCTAGAGATCCAACAGTCACGTTTCCTCTATTGCCATGGCGAGCTCAAGAACAATAAGGGCCAG CGGCTGCATGTATTCCTGTTTGAGTTGGCTCTGGTGCTAACCAGACCGGGAGAGGACCGGGAAGGAGGTCATGTCTTCCAAGTCTACAGGCAACCTCTTCCCAATGCCTCCTTAAACCTGGAGGTAATCCCAGATGGGGAAACGTGTGGAGGAGGTTCCTTCAGAGGAGCCTTCACGGGGGGCAACGACAAAG TGAAAAACTGTTTTCGTGTGAGCAGCAGGGGGAGCTCTAAGGCCCACTCCTACAGCCTACAGGCCAACGACTCCTTCAGTAAGCAACAGTGGGTCACGTGCCTCCGCCAGGCTATGGTCCAGTCTCGAGACAGGAAGGCCCAGTCGGTGGTGCTGCCTCCCCACTCTGACCCCACTCTGTGTCACATCGCTGATCTCAGCCTGAGTTGTGACACCGACATGGCCGACGTCACCGGACGTTGA
- the arhgef3l gene encoding rho guanine nucleotide exchange factor (GEF) 3, like isoform X2, translating to MQSTTTCDHARDEEEEVEQEEFEMLPEHINDSEEPSNKRVKPVVKSNSLTGVISPAKTPALKRIGQSISRSISFRTEARPLPTLPLRSRTKGSSFPRRRNSQCWSDTVESHNLTGKEIKRQEVIYELTEGERQLIEDLSLVKKVYYEPMLKLDIMTESELRQIFGTLDSLIPLHEDLLSRLERLRGSKKTVGEVAPTLMNWFPCLEAYVTYCCNQVEAKALLDQKKHEKRVEHFLRLCQESSFSRKLDLWNFLDLPRSRLVKYPLLLKEIQKCTPAEHPDEFTLPDALEMIQSIVAEVNKKTGEAECKFYRRGLTYLEDCQRLLEIQQSRFLYCHGELKNNKGQRLHVFLFELALVLTRPGEDREGGHVFQVYRQPLPNASLNLEVIPDGETCGGGSFRGAFTGGNDKVKNCFRVSSRGSSKAHSYSLQANDSFSKQQWVTCLRQAMVQSRDRKAQSVVLPPHSDPTLCHIADLSLSCDTDMADVTGR from the exons ATGCAGTCTACAACCACCTGTGACCATGCGAGA gacgaggaggaggaggtggagcaagAGGAGTTTGAAATGTTGCCTGAGCACATAAATGACTCAGAG GAGCCGAGCAACAAACGGGTCAAACCGGTGGTCAAGTCAAACAGCTTAACGGGGGTCATCTCCCCAGCCAAGACCCCTGCTCTCAAACGAATCGGACAGTCCATTTCG CGCTCCATAAGTTTTCGGACAGAAGCGCGGCCTTTGCCCACCCTGCCCCTGCGCTCTCGCACCAAGGGCTCGTCTTTTCCACGGAGGCGCAACAGTCAGTGTTGGAGCGACACTGTGGAAAGTCACAACCTCACTGGCAAGGAGATCAAACGACAAGAG GTGATCTATGAACTGACTGAGGGGGAGCGACAACTCATTGAGGACCTCAGTCTAGTGAAGAAG GTGTACTACGAGCCCATGCTGAAATTGGACATCATGACTGAGAGTGAACTCAGGCAGATTTTTGGCACTCTGGACTCTCTCATTCCTCTCCATGAAG ATCTTCTGAGCCGTCTGGAGCGTTTGAGAGGGTCGAAGAAAACCGTGGGCGAAGTGGCTCCCACTCTAATGAATTGG TTTCCTTGCCTGGAGGCCTATGTGACATACTGCTGCAACCAGGTGGAAGCCAAAGCCCTGCTGGACCAAAAGAAGCACGAGAAGCGGGTGGAACACTTCTTGCGTCTGTGCCAGGAGTCGTCGTTTAGCAGGAAACTGGACCTTTGGAACTTCCTGGATCTCCCTCGAAGCCGTCTGGTGAAATACCCTCTTTTGCTGAAAGAGATTCAGAAGTGCACGCCTGCTGAGCACCCCGATGAGTTCACATTGCCTGATGCA TTGGAAATGATCCAGAGCATTGTGGCGGAGGTGAACAAAAAGACGGGGGAGGCCGAGTGCAAATTCTATCGGCGGGGACTCACCTACCTTGAAGACTGCCAGCGGCTTCTAGAGATCCAACAGTCACGTTTCCTCTATTGCCATGGCGAGCTCAAGAACAATAAGGGCCAG CGGCTGCATGTATTCCTGTTTGAGTTGGCTCTGGTGCTAACCAGACCGGGAGAGGACCGGGAAGGAGGTCATGTCTTCCAAGTCTACAGGCAACCTCTTCCCAATGCCTCCTTAAACCTGGAGGTAATCCCAGATGGGGAAACGTGTGGAGGAGGTTCCTTCAGAGGAGCCTTCACGGGGGGCAACGACAAAG TGAAAAACTGTTTTCGTGTGAGCAGCAGGGGGAGCTCTAAGGCCCACTCCTACAGCCTACAGGCCAACGACTCCTTCAGTAAGCAACAGTGGGTCACGTGCCTCCGCCAGGCTATGGTCCAGTCTCGAGACAGGAAGGCCCAGTCGGTGGTGCTGCCTCCCCACTCTGACCCCACTCTGTGTCACATCGCTGATCTCAGCCTGAGTTGTGACACCGACATGGCCGACGTCACCGGACGTTGA
- the arhgef3l gene encoding rho guanine nucleotide exchange factor (GEF) 3, like isoform X1, which produces MQSTTTCDHARKKRKQDSTPEPVIRIPEDEEEEVEQEEFEMLPEHINDSEEPSNKRVKPVVKSNSLTGVISPAKTPALKRIGQSISRSISFRTEARPLPTLPLRSRTKGSSFPRRRNSQCWSDTVESHNLTGKEIKRQEVIYELTEGERQLIEDLSLVKKVYYEPMLKLDIMTESELRQIFGTLDSLIPLHEDLLSRLERLRGSKKTVGEVAPTLMNWFPCLEAYVTYCCNQVEAKALLDQKKHEKRVEHFLRLCQESSFSRKLDLWNFLDLPRSRLVKYPLLLKEIQKCTPAEHPDEFTLPDALEMIQSIVAEVNKKTGEAECKFYRRGLTYLEDCQRLLEIQQSRFLYCHGELKNNKGQRLHVFLFELALVLTRPGEDREGGHVFQVYRQPLPNASLNLEVIPDGETCGGGSFRGAFTGGNDKVKNCFRVSSRGSSKAHSYSLQANDSFSKQQWVTCLRQAMVQSRDRKAQSVVLPPHSDPTLCHIADLSLSCDTDMADVTGR; this is translated from the exons ATGCAGTCTACAACCACCTGTGACCATGCGAGA aaaaagagaaaacaagatTCAACCCCTGAACCGGTGATTCGAATCCCAGAA gacgaggaggaggaggtggagcaagAGGAGTTTGAAATGTTGCCTGAGCACATAAATGACTCAGAG GAGCCGAGCAACAAACGGGTCAAACCGGTGGTCAAGTCAAACAGCTTAACGGGGGTCATCTCCCCAGCCAAGACCCCTGCTCTCAAACGAATCGGACAGTCCATTTCG CGCTCCATAAGTTTTCGGACAGAAGCGCGGCCTTTGCCCACCCTGCCCCTGCGCTCTCGCACCAAGGGCTCGTCTTTTCCACGGAGGCGCAACAGTCAGTGTTGGAGCGACACTGTGGAAAGTCACAACCTCACTGGCAAGGAGATCAAACGACAAGAG GTGATCTATGAACTGACTGAGGGGGAGCGACAACTCATTGAGGACCTCAGTCTAGTGAAGAAG GTGTACTACGAGCCCATGCTGAAATTGGACATCATGACTGAGAGTGAACTCAGGCAGATTTTTGGCACTCTGGACTCTCTCATTCCTCTCCATGAAG ATCTTCTGAGCCGTCTGGAGCGTTTGAGAGGGTCGAAGAAAACCGTGGGCGAAGTGGCTCCCACTCTAATGAATTGG TTTCCTTGCCTGGAGGCCTATGTGACATACTGCTGCAACCAGGTGGAAGCCAAAGCCCTGCTGGACCAAAAGAAGCACGAGAAGCGGGTGGAACACTTCTTGCGTCTGTGCCAGGAGTCGTCGTTTAGCAGGAAACTGGACCTTTGGAACTTCCTGGATCTCCCTCGAAGCCGTCTGGTGAAATACCCTCTTTTGCTGAAAGAGATTCAGAAGTGCACGCCTGCTGAGCACCCCGATGAGTTCACATTGCCTGATGCA TTGGAAATGATCCAGAGCATTGTGGCGGAGGTGAACAAAAAGACGGGGGAGGCCGAGTGCAAATTCTATCGGCGGGGACTCACCTACCTTGAAGACTGCCAGCGGCTTCTAGAGATCCAACAGTCACGTTTCCTCTATTGCCATGGCGAGCTCAAGAACAATAAGGGCCAG CGGCTGCATGTATTCCTGTTTGAGTTGGCTCTGGTGCTAACCAGACCGGGAGAGGACCGGGAAGGAGGTCATGTCTTCCAAGTCTACAGGCAACCTCTTCCCAATGCCTCCTTAAACCTGGAGGTAATCCCAGATGGGGAAACGTGTGGAGGAGGTTCCTTCAGAGGAGCCTTCACGGGGGGCAACGACAAAG TGAAAAACTGTTTTCGTGTGAGCAGCAGGGGGAGCTCTAAGGCCCACTCCTACAGCCTACAGGCCAACGACTCCTTCAGTAAGCAACAGTGGGTCACGTGCCTCCGCCAGGCTATGGTCCAGTCTCGAGACAGGAAGGCCCAGTCGGTGGTGCTGCCTCCCCACTCTGACCCCACTCTGTGTCACATCGCTGATCTCAGCCTGAGTTGTGACACCGACATGGCCGACGTCACCGGACGTTGA